GACCGGCAGCACGCCGGGCATCCCCATGCACACCGGGCAGACGTTTTCATTGGGTCCCGCGCCGAAAGTCGTCGAGCATCCGCAGAACAGTTTCGAGCGGGTGAGAAGATGGGTGTGGACTTCGAGTCCGATCACCGCCTCGTATGCTTCCCGATTCATCGCAATTATCCGTCAGAGCGCGCGTGTGACGCTAACACACAGCGGATAGCGAAGGCGACTGTCTCTACGATCCCGCCGAGGTCCGATGTTTTATCGGTGGACGATTTAGCTCGACTGGCTCCTCGTTTACTTGACGATAATACTCATCGGGTTCCTGCCCATACGAAAGCCGCGCTTTTGCAAGTTTCGCCACGACCGGATCCGAATCGGCGGCGAGATCCTTGAGATCCGCCATCGCCTCGGGCGTGCCTATATAGGAGAGAATGACCGCTGCCCTCACCCGCTCGTTGGGATCGCTGTTCTCTGAAGCCTTGATGGCGTCGCTCATGGTGGCGTCTGAGTGTATGCCAAGAAACGCTTCGGTTTTTGCGGCTTCCACTCGCTCACAGTCATAATCCGAATCAGGTGTGGGGGCAGGGGCTGCGGCTGGCGATGAAGATGCGGCGGGAGCGGGAAACAATGCCCCTCCCCCCATCGAATGATCGTTCGAAGAATTGGCGAAAGACCCAGCCGGGGGAACCGGAACCATCGCCGGCTGAGGCGCTGGCGTCTGGCCAGCCGCCGGCGCTTGCGCCTCTTCAGCGCCGGAGGAACTAGCGGCGATCTGCTTTTTCAGAGACTTGAGATGCTGCTCGTAATATCCTTTGTACTGGCTGCTTACCTCGGTATAGCCGCCGCCCCTCCAGGCGAAGATCATAGGCCATTCGGCGTCGCATCCAAGGCGCCGGCTTTCAGAGGGCGCCAGCGGACCATATAGGACCAGCT
The Candidatus Binatus sp. DNA segment above includes these coding regions:
- a CDS encoding HEAT repeat domain-containing protein; translated protein: MPEEEMLAIMKHSMNKIAAVVVAFCSACLLSLAGWAQTSAAKPNLATADWSVKSAHNLASNSPPADAVWAFVSGPFRNGFGHVCDFRFADLRHSGNLSLVVVIDVGATAGCEGTEIFDKTSSGFEHYSTFANSTENLRDSIQDIKHDGNLELVLYGPLAPSESRRLGCDAEWPMIFAWRGGGYTEVSSQYKGYYEQHLKSLKKQIAASSSGAEEAQAPAAGQTPAPQPAMVPVPPAGSFANSSNDHSMGGGALFPAPAASSSPAAAPAPTPDSDYDCERVEAAKTEAFLGIHSDATMSDAIKASENSDPNERVRAAVILSYIGTPEAMADLKDLAADSDPVVAKLAKARLSYGQEPDEYYRQVNEEPVELNRPPIKHRTSAGS